The Leptospira sp. WS39.C2 genome contains a region encoding:
- a CDS encoding TetR/AcrR family transcriptional regulator, whose amino-acid sequence MAKKIKNKIGRPKKGKSQINRNIVLDHAWETIQNVGFSDFRLAMVAESLGIRTPSLYNHVKDSEDIFAEIRKRALQLLGDTLEKNIKKTNSTKDRISNFLKSYRGFAKEFPHMYSLVIVSTESDPELKILGDRILELCMLAFQFEILDKEVVHRIRIIRSLVHGFIDLEREGGFGRKESVEESFLKLTESLETGKLW is encoded by the coding sequence ATGGCAAAAAAAATAAAAAATAAAATCGGAAGGCCTAAAAAAGGCAAGAGCCAAATCAATCGTAACATCGTGTTGGATCATGCGTGGGAAACCATTCAAAACGTAGGTTTTTCCGATTTTCGTTTGGCTATGGTTGCAGAGTCACTTGGCATTCGAACACCTTCTTTGTATAACCATGTAAAAGACTCTGAGGATATTTTTGCAGAGATCCGAAAGAGAGCCTTGCAATTATTAGGTGACACTTTAGAAAAAAACATAAAAAAAACCAATTCTACAAAAGACCGTATTTCAAACTTTTTAAAATCCTATCGTGGTTTTGCTAAAGAATTCCCTCACATGTACTCACTTGTCATTGTTTCTACCGAATCTGATCCAGAGCTCAAAATACTCGGAGATCGAATTTTAGAACTCTGTATGTTAGCATTCCAATTTGAAATTTTAGACAAAGAAGTGGTCCATCGGATTCGGATCATTCGTTCTCTCGTACACGGATTTATTGATCTAGAACGAGAAGGTGGGTTTGGCCGTAAGGAGTCAGTCGAAGAAAGTTTTTTGAAACTAACAGAATCTCTCGAAACAGGAAAACTCTGGTAA
- a CDS encoding alpha/beta fold hydrolase — protein MKKTYHTFPILLLALLPTFLWGDPSISDKKLETSFFETQDGKIAYTQLGSGKNQFILLPGIGDRKESYKELAGKLTKDGVVYSFDLRGLGESDVNFPSYGPKETALDILSFIREKKLQNVYIIANSMTAASAVYIKSKENKRVLGMVLSGPFVRDKEPMSFGLKSLLNIAFRGPWGASLWVSFYESLFPVNQPSDFEIRKTELKNNLKQEGRMYAIRSMLFASKKECETELPNAKGNHIIIMGLKDPDFSSPEEEAHWIRDTIGGKVFLYENVGHYPFVEEPDRFYEDIKILWQKK, from the coding sequence ATGAAAAAGACCTACCACACTTTCCCAATACTCCTCCTTGCGTTGTTACCTACCTTCCTTTGGGGGGATCCTTCTATATCGGACAAAAAGTTAGAGACTTCCTTTTTCGAAACACAAGATGGAAAAATCGCATACACTCAGTTAGGTTCCGGAAAAAACCAGTTTATTTTACTTCCTGGTATTGGAGATAGAAAGGAGAGTTATAAAGAATTGGCGGGAAAACTAACAAAAGATGGGGTTGTTTATTCTTTTGATTTGCGCGGGTTGGGAGAATCCGATGTGAATTTTCCTTCTTATGGACCTAAAGAAACTGCATTGGACATCCTCTCCTTTATCCGTGAAAAGAAATTACAAAATGTTTATATCATCGCAAATTCCATGACTGCAGCGTCCGCAGTGTATATAAAGTCGAAAGAGAATAAACGAGTGTTAGGAATGGTTTTGTCTGGTCCTTTTGTAAGAGACAAAGAACCTATGTCTTTTGGATTAAAATCCTTACTTAACATCGCGTTTCGAGGTCCTTGGGGGGCAAGTCTTTGGGTTTCCTTTTATGAATCTCTTTTTCCCGTAAACCAACCTTCTGATTTTGAGATACGGAAAACGGAACTCAAAAATAATCTTAAACAAGAGGGAAGGATGTATGCCATCCGTTCCATGTTATTTGCGAGTAAAAAAGAATGTGAAACTGAGTTACCGAATGCAAAAGGAAATCATATCATCATTATGGGCCTAAAAGATCCAGATTTTTCTTCACCGGAAGAGGAGGCTCATTGGATTCGAGATACCATAGGTGGAAAAGTATTCCTATATGAAAATGTTGGCCATTATCCTTTTGTAGAAGAACCAGATCGTTTTTATGAAGACATCAAAATTTTATGGCAAAAAAAATAA
- a CDS encoding ABC transporter ATP-binding protein/permease, producing MTIEIPKQSTSKHLLKILSQFLKSKQGPTAIRYGVFLLLLVIVFNGFNVLNSFVGRDFISSIEQKNEHAFYKFALLYGLVFLISAGIGSIYRFMEERLGILWREQLTWRLTSSYLSEKTYHSILNQKGIENPDQRITDDVRSFTTTTLSFILLFLGGVFSAISFAGVLWTINPILFLVAILYATIGTISTIYLGKDLIRLNYNQLDLEANYRSDLLHIKQHAESIALTHRELRMTVRLKSKLNKLVTNFKKLISVNLRLSLFTNSYNYFIQIIPMLLIAPSYMRGEIEFGVITQAGLAFTTLLNAFSLIVTQFQSISSFTAVVKRLQTLDNAMYLSEEKAKSMELSNFHPEEIRFENFSLYANDKSKFLIHNLNLSIKTKERWLITAIDETTKLIFFRTLAGIHNQEEGRILKPNRDEVLFLPEQPYLPPGRLRNVIVPAFLGNSVSDVRVMKELKMHNLDTLVKRLGGLSALKEWDDELSLAEKFNISTIRIQFAKPKFVVIDRPTSSVGKFEISKILKNFHNLGITTIVLAKGEETALEYDYHLNLSHFGKWNLNHINPFIQAI from the coding sequence ATGACGATTGAAATTCCAAAACAATCTACGAGTAAACATTTACTAAAAATTTTATCTCAATTCTTAAAATCCAAACAAGGACCAACTGCGATTCGTTATGGAGTGTTTCTACTATTACTTGTAATTGTCTTTAATGGTTTTAATGTTCTAAATAGTTTTGTAGGTAGAGATTTTATCTCTTCTATAGAACAAAAAAATGAACATGCGTTTTACAAATTTGCTTTATTATATGGATTGGTATTTCTCATCTCAGCAGGGATTGGATCCATTTATCGATTCATGGAAGAAAGACTTGGTATTTTATGGCGAGAACAATTAACTTGGCGGCTCACATCTTCCTACCTAAGCGAAAAAACCTATCATTCCATTTTAAACCAAAAGGGAATTGAAAATCCTGACCAGAGGATCACAGATGATGTGAGGTCATTTACAACAACTACATTGTCTTTTATATTATTATTTCTTGGTGGAGTTTTTTCTGCAATTTCCTTTGCGGGTGTGTTATGGACCATCAATCCCATTTTATTTCTAGTAGCAATTCTCTACGCAACTATCGGGACCATTTCTACCATTTATCTCGGAAAAGACCTGATTCGCCTCAATTATAACCAATTAGATTTGGAAGCAAACTATCGTTCAGACCTTCTTCATATCAAACAACACGCTGAATCCATTGCCCTAACCCATCGTGAACTTCGAATGACAGTTCGATTAAAATCAAAGCTAAATAAACTTGTGACTAATTTTAAAAAACTAATTTCTGTTAATCTTAGATTAAGTCTTTTCACAAATAGTTATAATTATTTCATTCAAATCATACCAATGTTACTCATTGCTCCCAGTTACATGAGAGGTGAAATTGAGTTTGGGGTGATCACCCAAGCTGGCCTTGCTTTTACTACTTTACTTAATGCCTTTTCTCTCATAGTAACTCAGTTCCAATCCATATCATCGTTTACTGCTGTTGTCAAACGATTACAAACTCTAGACAATGCCATGTATCTTTCCGAAGAAAAGGCAAAGTCAATGGAACTATCAAATTTCCATCCAGAAGAAATCAGGTTTGAAAACTTCAGTCTTTACGCAAATGACAAATCAAAATTTCTGATTCATAACTTAAATCTCTCAATCAAAACAAAAGAACGGTGGCTTATAACGGCTATTGATGAAACAACAAAACTCATCTTTTTTCGAACATTGGCAGGGATACACAACCAAGAGGAAGGTCGAATACTAAAACCGAACCGAGATGAAGTTTTGTTTTTACCTGAACAACCTTATTTACCACCTGGTAGACTTCGCAATGTGATAGTTCCAGCATTCCTTGGCAATTCGGTATCAGATGTAAGAGTTATGAAAGAACTAAAAATGCACAATCTTGATACACTTGTAAAACGACTTGGTGGTTTATCTGCACTCAAAGAATGGGATGATGAACTTTCGTTAGCTGAGAAATTTAATATTTCAACGATCAGAATCCAGTTTGCAAAACCAAAATTTGTAGTGATTGATAGACCAACATCAAGTGTTGGCAAATTTGAAATTTCAAAAATACTAAAAAATTTTCATAATTTGGGCATTACCACAATTGTTCTCGCAAAAGGTGAAGAAACGGCACTCGAATATGATTACCATTTAAATTTATCTCATTTTGGAAAATGGAATTTGAATCATATAAATCCATTCATTCAGGCAATTTAA
- a CDS encoding cellobiose phosphorylase: protein MEFESYKSIHSGNLMYLLENKTGLKIQILSNLSIHSIYLDHILVNLYLGNELETSTANLTLHYESNSKSYTLPLFSPIDSPNITVSKTAIKISRNLQGLEVNTTLTLHPTQNCFRIHTEIFNHTEGTIKASILRTQDLGLSEIFAAKLNEAFVSQYIHHEIYDSPNEGYSILSRQNESVLGKNPACFSFSDKRVVSYATDGRDIFQNGNLIPFPNRRYQGEHSMVGLGTNTIPIAPNKFVDCNFYSYVFENLENIDMFPSYQSMIERCQFGWEKTDSKIQEGGPTYTSLFHKSKTLNGEFVSKENLKNLFPTPWRNIEMEKDGNILSFFTDQNTHITFQRKEILCHRPQGQILTTGNDDFPNESSLTATCYYNGLFLSQLTQGHASLNQLISRKSGDLGTSLSKGLRIFCKLNSEWKLLHNPSYLVSLPDCMEWVYHIQQKTIRVKIQSNSINSISFSISHTFDMELEVLFSISTGLDGENGDSSLPPNIEITNDSINVTPHKNSNLFQRLNGKGFRIESKKISSLLISDDRLLFENQISYNLPYLTIKTKLENELSFLIFGDLKTEFQATPSNISKSEFTITNTTLLDSAKELSCPSLLEMLDILPWYKQNARIHYLNPRGLEQFSGGGWGTRDVCQGAFEFLLSSGNFSAIRKLILRIFSEQDENGDWPQWFMLYERDKEIRANDSHGDILYWPILCVITYLERTNDFPILDEVTLQPINGQKRSILEGIHSTLHEINERFLPHTVLPKYGNGDWNDSMQPKESEFQSQAVSTWTAELQLILFQKLIWFYEKLGEEDKVNFYKTITNTLTNQIYSNCMEDNIITGLVKFSSTEERVLLLHPKDNISNIHFSILPMIYGILSNVFTLEESEFHLNLIKKHLTGPDGVRLFDKPVHYRKGHSTFFKRAETASFFGREIGLMYTHAHLRYCEALAYLGKSDEFFTQLNVTNPIGITKRIPSSKVRQSNCYYSSSDGVFLDRFDAETNYNQLIQGTIPLEGGWRVYSSGPGIFLRLFYESLLGIQIHFDGIVLDPILPIELDGLFFTFEVFSTQVNIHYHVKSKNGLIQSILSEGKEINVSRIPNPYRKGGLKVKKEDIICGSKGNIFTIEIQIE, encoded by the coding sequence ATGGAATTTGAATCATATAAATCCATTCATTCAGGCAATTTAATGTATTTATTAGAAAATAAGACAGGACTAAAAATTCAAATTTTATCTAACCTTTCCATCCATTCCATTTATTTAGATCACATTTTAGTCAATTTGTATCTAGGAAATGAACTGGAAACGAGTACTGCCAATCTTACCTTACATTATGAATCAAATTCCAAGTCTTATACTTTGCCTCTTTTTTCACCGATTGATTCACCTAACATCACTGTATCGAAAACTGCGATCAAAATCAGTCGGAATCTCCAAGGATTAGAAGTCAATACAACCCTCACTTTACACCCAACACAAAATTGTTTTAGAATTCATACAGAGATCTTCAATCATACTGAAGGTACAATCAAGGCCTCAATTTTGAGGACACAAGATTTGGGTCTCTCTGAGATTTTTGCGGCAAAATTAAATGAAGCTTTTGTCTCGCAATATATCCACCATGAAATTTATGATTCACCAAACGAAGGTTATTCAATACTTTCAAGGCAAAACGAATCCGTATTAGGTAAAAACCCGGCATGTTTTAGTTTTTCAGACAAAAGGGTAGTTTCGTATGCAACAGATGGACGGGATATTTTCCAGAATGGAAACCTAATACCTTTTCCCAACCGAAGGTACCAAGGGGAACATTCGATGGTAGGTCTTGGAACAAACACCATTCCTATCGCTCCTAACAAATTTGTAGACTGTAATTTTTATTCTTATGTATTCGAAAACCTAGAAAATATCGATATGTTTCCATCTTATCAAAGTATGATAGAACGCTGCCAATTTGGATGGGAAAAAACAGATAGTAAAATACAAGAAGGTGGTCCAACTTACACCAGTTTGTTCCACAAATCTAAAACACTGAATGGAGAATTTGTATCCAAAGAAAATCTAAAAAACCTTTTTCCTACTCCATGGAGGAACATTGAAATGGAAAAAGATGGGAACATTTTGTCATTTTTTACAGATCAAAATACCCATATTACATTCCAAAGAAAAGAAATTTTATGCCATAGGCCTCAAGGCCAAATACTAACGACAGGGAATGATGATTTTCCAAATGAATCTTCTTTAACTGCTACTTGTTATTACAATGGTCTTTTTCTTTCCCAACTCACACAAGGTCATGCCAGTTTAAACCAGTTAATCTCTAGAAAATCAGGAGATTTAGGAACAAGTCTTTCGAAAGGTCTTCGTATATTTTGTAAACTCAATTCAGAATGGAAACTTTTGCATAATCCATCGTATCTTGTTTCTCTTCCTGATTGTATGGAATGGGTATACCACATTCAACAAAAAACCATTAGAGTCAAAATACAATCGAATTCAATCAATTCCATTTCCTTCTCGATCTCACATACATTTGATATGGAACTAGAAGTATTATTCTCTATCTCAACTGGCTTAGATGGAGAAAATGGAGATTCATCCCTTCCCCCAAATATAGAAATCACAAATGATTCTATTAATGTCACACCACATAAAAATAGTAACCTCTTCCAAAGATTAAACGGAAAAGGATTCCGGATCGAATCCAAAAAAATTTCTAGTTTATTAATTTCCGATGATCGTCTGTTATTTGAGAATCAAATATCGTATAACCTTCCTTACTTAACAATTAAAACAAAATTAGAGAACGAACTATCTTTTCTCATTTTTGGAGACTTAAAGACTGAATTCCAGGCAACTCCATCAAACATTTCTAAAAGTGAATTCACAATTACAAATACAACACTCTTAGATTCGGCAAAAGAATTAAGTTGTCCGTCCTTATTAGAGATGCTCGATATTTTACCTTGGTACAAACAAAATGCACGCATACATTATTTAAACCCACGGGGTTTAGAGCAGTTTTCTGGTGGCGGTTGGGGAACAAGAGATGTGTGCCAAGGGGCCTTCGAATTTTTATTATCTTCGGGGAATTTTTCTGCAATTCGTAAATTAATTTTACGAATATTTTCAGAACAAGATGAGAATGGAGATTGGCCTCAATGGTTTATGTTGTATGAAAGAGACAAAGAAATTCGAGCCAATGATTCTCATGGCGACATTTTGTATTGGCCTATCTTATGTGTAATCACATACCTTGAAAGGACAAATGATTTTCCAATTCTAGACGAAGTCACTCTCCAACCAATCAACGGCCAGAAACGAAGTATCTTAGAAGGAATTCATTCCACCTTACACGAAATAAACGAGAGATTCTTGCCCCATACAGTTTTGCCAAAATATGGGAATGGTGATTGGAATGATTCCATGCAACCCAAAGAATCAGAGTTTCAAAGCCAAGCTGTCAGCACTTGGACTGCAGAACTACAATTAATTCTTTTCCAAAAATTGATCTGGTTTTATGAAAAGTTAGGAGAAGAGGATAAAGTAAATTTTTACAAAACAATTACCAATACTCTAACAAATCAAATCTATTCAAACTGTATGGAGGATAATATTATAACTGGACTTGTGAAATTCTCAAGTACAGAGGAACGAGTTTTATTATTACACCCAAAAGACAATATATCGAATATACATTTTAGCATATTACCAATGATTTATGGAATTCTTTCAAATGTATTTACATTAGAAGAATCAGAATTCCACTTAAACTTAATCAAAAAACACCTAACAGGACCAGACGGAGTTCGTTTGTTTGATAAACCAGTGCATTACAGGAAAGGACATTCTACCTTTTTCAAAAGAGCTGAAACAGCAAGTTTTTTTGGTCGTGAAATTGGTCTTATGTACACACATGCACACCTACGTTATTGTGAAGCACTTGCATATCTGGGTAAATCAGATGAATTTTTCACACAATTGAATGTTACTAATCCCATAGGCATAACCAAACGAATTCCATCATCTAAAGTCAGACAATCTAATTGTTATTATTCGAGTTCTGATGGAGTATTTTTAGATCGGTTTGATGCCGAAACTAATTACAACCAACTAATCCAAGGTACAATCCCATTAGAAGGAGGTTGGAGAGTATATTCTAGTGGTCCAGGAATTTTTCTAAGATTATTTTACGAATCTCTTTTAGGCATTCAAATTCATTTTGATGGAATTGTATTGGATCCAATTTTACCAATCGAATTGGATGGTCTCTTTTTTACATTTGAAGTATTTTCAACCCAGGTTAACATCCATTATCACGTAAAATCAAAAAATGGACTAATCCAATCCATACTCTCGGAAGGAAAAGAAATCAATGTTTCTCGGATTCCCAATCCGTATCGAAAAGGTGGATTAAAAGTTAAAAAAGAAGATATTATTTGTGGAAGTAAGGGAAATATTTTTACGATAGAAATCCAAATTGAATAA
- a CDS encoding P-II family nitrogen regulator — protein MKMIIAIIQPHKLEEVKAELTKNEIYRLTVSDVQGYGQQKGKTEVFRGHEYTVNLLRKVRLEIAVNDEFVKPTVDAILKAAKSGDGKIGDGKIFITPLEEVIRIRTGEKGKNAI, from the coding sequence ATGAAAATGATCATTGCAATCATCCAACCACATAAGTTGGAAGAAGTTAAAGCAGAGTTAACCAAAAACGAAATTTATCGTTTAACAGTATCAGACGTTCAAGGTTACGGACAACAAAAAGGGAAAACCGAAGTTTTCCGTGGTCACGAATATACTGTTAATTTACTTAGAAAAGTGAGACTCGAAATCGCGGTAAATGATGAATTTGTAAAACCAACTGTTGATGCAATTCTTAAAGCAGCAAAAAGTGGTGATGGAAAAATTGGAGACGGAAAGATTTTTATCACTCCGCTTGAAGAAGTGATTCGAATCAGAACTGGCGAGAAAGGTAAAAACGCCATTTAA
- a CDS encoding ammonium transporter — MKQYFKSIAFLLLVVPMFLFADEAATVANPAEETAKAIQTLTVGLDTLWVLVAGMLVFFMNAGFALVESGFAQSKNTVNILAKNFIVFAAATFSYWAIGWGLMFGDGTPYFASEGIFFLSGLDNSPALGDDYKGVYSSMNWTGVPLLAKFFFQLVFAATAATIVSGAVAERIKFHSFLIFSFILVAVMYPFTGHWVWGGGWLASLGFHDFAGSTVVHSVGGWAALAGAIVLGARKGKFLPDGRIKPILGHNMTSAALGTLILWLGWFGFNPGSTMGVGDGSVMAHVIVTTNISAALGALASTVTAWIILKKPDLGMILNGTLAGLVGITAPCAIVSPTSAAIIGAVSGVLVVLSVLFFDKMKIDDPVGATSVHLVCGIWGTLAVAIFGYEGSPAGVDVPSILTQLYGILAIGGFTFVVSFILWFVLKLAGGIRVSEEEEMSGLDLGEHGAEAYPDFNIRVRG, encoded by the coding sequence ATGAAACAATATTTCAAATCAATCGCCTTCCTTCTCCTGGTAGTTCCGATGTTCCTTTTTGCAGATGAAGCTGCAACCGTCGCGAACCCAGCAGAAGAAACAGCAAAAGCAATCCAAACATTAACTGTTGGACTAGACACATTATGGGTGTTAGTTGCAGGTATGTTGGTGTTCTTTATGAATGCTGGTTTTGCACTCGTTGAATCTGGATTTGCACAATCAAAAAACACAGTTAACATCTTAGCAAAAAACTTTATCGTTTTTGCTGCAGCAACTTTCTCTTATTGGGCAATCGGTTGGGGATTGATGTTTGGTGATGGAACTCCATATTTTGCATCGGAAGGAATCTTTTTCCTAAGTGGACTTGATAATTCTCCAGCACTTGGTGATGATTACAAAGGTGTTTACTCATCTATGAATTGGACGGGTGTTCCACTTCTTGCAAAATTTTTCTTCCAATTAGTATTCGCTGCCACAGCTGCAACCATCGTTTCAGGAGCTGTTGCTGAACGGATTAAGTTCCATTCATTCTTAATTTTTTCGTTTATCCTTGTAGCCGTGATGTATCCTTTCACAGGTCACTGGGTTTGGGGTGGTGGATGGTTAGCAAGTCTTGGTTTCCATGATTTTGCAGGGTCTACTGTTGTTCACTCTGTTGGTGGTTGGGCGGCTCTTGCTGGTGCCATCGTTCTTGGAGCAAGGAAAGGTAAATTTTTGCCAGATGGTCGAATCAAACCAATTCTTGGTCATAACATGACATCTGCAGCACTTGGAACACTTATTTTATGGTTAGGTTGGTTTGGATTTAACCCAGGTTCAACGATGGGTGTTGGTGATGGAAGTGTAATGGCTCACGTAATTGTGACCACTAACATCTCTGCAGCACTTGGAGCTCTTGCTTCTACTGTGACAGCTTGGATTATTTTAAAGAAACCGGATCTTGGTATGATCCTTAACGGAACTTTGGCTGGTCTTGTGGGGATTACCGCTCCTTGTGCGATTGTTAGCCCAACTTCTGCAGCGATCATTGGTGCCGTTTCAGGTGTTCTTGTGGTTCTTTCTGTTTTATTCTTTGATAAAATGAAAATTGATGATCCAGTAGGTGCAACTTCAGTCCACTTAGTATGTGGTATCTGGGGAACACTAGCAGTTGCCATTTTTGGATACGAAGGTTCTCCAGCAGGTGTTGATGTTCCTTCTATCTTAACACAACTCTATGGAATTTTAGCGATCGGTGGATTCACATTTGTTGTTTCCTTCATCTTATGGTTTGTATTAAAACTAGCTGGTGGAATCCGAGTGAGTGAAGAAGAAGAAATGAGTGGATTGGATCTTGGGGAACATGGAGCTGAAGCTTACCCTGATTTTAATATCCGAGTTCGTGGGTAA
- a CDS encoding deoxyribodipyrimidine photolyase, with the protein MNSERVRVCNEKPIDANKPYVLYWMQAYRRFDANHAFSHAVQLAKELKKELIVYEGLRMDYPWNSERIHQFILEGMFENQTRADELGIQYWPFVETSENSGKGLLKDICKDAAVVVTDDFPCFIIPKQTSQLAKKIQCQLLSIDGNSIIPLSRFPKQASAARILRLWIHKEIQKDFPNPNVTIWKKEDLMGVKGNSKTNPKIGLPKSISEVIKRIPFQNQVSPVKNVKGGRKEALRFLDEFLKQKLNLYLTKRSEPNRPELTATSGLSPYLHFGWIGLEEIFYAVLKHSTKGKWNPERMSHEKPGDRENFYSPSVACNHFLDELITWRDIGYLFFWKDKPENINLNHLPDWVKANFVKHNNDHKEYLYTLEQFESAKTHDEIWNAAQTELVHTGRMHNYMRMLWGKKVIEWSKSYEEAFQILEHLNNKYAYDGRNPNSYTGILWCFGLFDRPWFPERNVFGNVRFMSSESTKKKFKLNSYLEYIGELSGKSNSLFP; encoded by the coding sequence GTGAATTCCGAACGAGTCCGAGTCTGTAATGAAAAACCGATCGATGCCAATAAACCCTATGTCTTGTATTGGATGCAAGCCTATCGGCGTTTTGATGCCAACCATGCATTTTCCCATGCCGTACAATTGGCTAAAGAATTAAAAAAAGAACTCATTGTATATGAAGGCCTTCGAATGGATTATCCTTGGAACTCCGAGAGAATCCACCAATTCATATTAGAAGGTATGTTTGAGAACCAAACAAGAGCAGACGAACTTGGGATTCAATATTGGCCATTTGTCGAAACAAGTGAAAACTCTGGAAAAGGATTACTCAAAGATATATGTAAGGATGCTGCAGTGGTTGTCACAGATGATTTTCCATGTTTTATCATCCCAAAACAAACTTCACAATTAGCTAAAAAAATCCAATGCCAACTGTTATCGATTGATGGAAATTCGATTATCCCCCTTTCAAGATTTCCAAAACAAGCGAGTGCAGCTAGAATCCTTCGTTTATGGATCCACAAAGAAATACAAAAAGATTTCCCAAATCCAAATGTTACGATTTGGAAAAAAGAAGACTTAATGGGTGTTAAAGGGAATTCAAAAACAAATCCCAAAATTGGTCTTCCAAAATCAATATCAGAAGTGATAAAAAGAATACCTTTTCAAAATCAAGTTTCACCAGTAAAAAATGTAAAAGGAGGTAGAAAGGAAGCTTTGCGATTTTTAGATGAGTTTCTAAAACAAAAACTTAATTTATATCTTACAAAACGCTCCGAACCTAATAGACCGGAATTAACAGCAACAAGTGGTTTATCCCCCTATTTACATTTTGGATGGATTGGCTTGGAAGAAATATTTTATGCCGTTTTAAAACATAGTACAAAAGGGAAATGGAACCCTGAACGTATGAGTCATGAAAAACCTGGTGATCGCGAAAACTTCTACTCTCCTTCTGTAGCATGTAATCATTTTTTAGATGAACTCATCACTTGGCGTGACATAGGGTATCTATTTTTTTGGAAAGATAAACCCGAAAATATAAATCTAAACCACTTACCCGATTGGGTAAAAGCAAATTTCGTAAAACACAATAATGATCACAAAGAGTACCTTTATACATTGGAACAATTTGAATCTGCAAAAACACATGATGAAATTTGGAATGCAGCGCAAACGGAACTTGTCCATACAGGCCGAATGCATAATTATATGCGAATGTTATGGGGAAAAAAAGTAATCGAATGGTCAAAATCATACGAAGAAGCTTTTCAGATATTGGAACATTTGAACAACAAATATGCCTATGATGGTCGGAATCCAAATTCCTACACAGGAATTTTATGGTGTTTTGGGCTCTTTGACAGACCTTGGTTTCCCGAACGAAATGTATTTGGAAATGTGCGTTTTATGTCTTCCGAATCCACAAAAAAGAAGTTTAAATTGAATTCCTATCTGGAGTATATTGGTGAACTGAGTGGCAAGTCTAACTCACTTTTCCCATGA
- a CDS encoding ATP-dependent Clp protease adaptor ClpS, which produces MTDQSQPIFEELTKLKSESVYDYFVILFNDSIHEFSYVEDCLMKLCFKTKREAKKIAIEAHSNGKAICFHGSMEECETVADNMTNANLTVSYGV; this is translated from the coding sequence ATGACAGATCAATCACAACCGATATTTGAAGAACTAACAAAGTTAAAATCCGAATCAGTTTATGATTATTTTGTTATCTTATTTAATGATTCTATTCATGAGTTTTCTTATGTAGAAGATTGTTTAATGAAATTATGTTTTAAAACCAAAAGAGAGGCAAAAAAAATTGCTATTGAAGCACACTCCAATGGGAAAGCAATTTGTTTCCATGGAAGTATGGAAGAATGTGAAACTGTTGCTGATAATATGACTAATGCCAATCTAACTGTGAGTTATGGAGTATGA
- a CDS encoding DNA alkylation repair protein — MKHTIELFIDSLNKEKDHKKAKFFPSFFKTGPGEYAEGDQFLGVTVPKQRIVAKKFAKDLTLDDLQSLIRSPYHEVRLTTLLILIQKYQTKNILEMEKERIVQFYFKNTKNINNWDLVDISADKILGDYYFDKNKDFLMNLRNSKDLWENRIAILCTFHWIRRGHYTETISLCEHYLNHPHDLIHKATGWMLREIGKRDIQILRNFLKQHAAKMPRTMLRYAIEKLTPSERKKWLETKKDVYSLG; from the coding sequence ATGAAACATACAATAGAATTATTTATAGATTCCCTTAACAAAGAAAAAGATCATAAAAAAGCAAAATTTTTCCCAAGTTTTTTTAAAACAGGTCCTGGCGAATATGCAGAAGGAGACCAATTTCTTGGAGTGACTGTCCCAAAACAAAGAATTGTTGCTAAAAAGTTTGCAAAGGACCTTACCTTAGATGATTTACAATCACTCATTCGTTCACCATACCATGAAGTCCGTTTGACTACCCTGCTCATCCTCATCCAAAAATACCAAACAAAAAACATATTAGAAATGGAAAAGGAAAGGATCGTTCAATTCTATTTTAAAAATACAAAGAATATCAATAACTGGGATTTGGTGGATATAAGTGCAGATAAAATCTTAGGTGATTATTACTTTGATAAAAACAAAGATTTTTTAATGAATTTAAGAAATTCGAAGGATTTATGGGAAAATCGAATTGCGATTTTATGTACCTTTCACTGGATTAGAAGAGGCCATTATACAGAAACCATTTCTCTCTGTGAGCATTATCTAAATCATCCCCATGATCTGATCCACAAAGCGACTGGTTGGATGTTACGTGAAATTGGCAAACGAGACATCCAAATCCTTCGAAATTTTTTAAAACAACACGCGGCAAAGATGCCACGCACGATGCTCCGTTATGCGATTGAAAAACTCACTCCTTCCGAGCGCAAGAAGTGGTTAGAAACAAAAAAAGATGTTTATTCTCTTGGATGA